From the Anguilla rostrata isolate EN2019 chromosome 12, ASM1855537v3, whole genome shotgun sequence genome, the window AGGTGTTACCCAGTGTTAGTTACAGTAAGTTAAGTTCCTGATAGTTTTACCTTCTCCTTGTCCTTTTGTTTCATACTGTACAgaattaaatgaacaacaaaCTCAGGAAAGGGGGCTTGTGACCCCCATAGATTCATGGAGTTTGCCTGCTGGATTATCCCCACATCCCACGAACACCAGTCCCTCCTACAGCACTGTGGCCTCTCAACCAACAGGGGGTGCCGACTCTACAAACAGTGAGTCTACTGCAGTTGTTGCATTCTAATACAGTATTAATAAATCTACCTCAGCTCActtgttaaaataatataaatcagGGCTTAACAAACAGGGGTCTAAATAGAagatatgtatttattgtttcatgGTTTATAAATagcatattttatgcatttggataaaagtaaaatgtaattaccGCATCATTTTGAATCAGGTTATACTGTGATCTTTGTAAATCGAGCATGGGTAGCGTTCTTGTGCAGATACCGGATATGACATCATAATTTAGACATAATAGCTGTGGATGTTGGATACATTCTCAAATATTTACTGTTTCATTAAGGTGAGGGTTCTCAGCTTTGGGCTGGCTATTTTAATCGGCcttgtgataaaaaataaaacaaattcaggAACTCCTGTTATAAATTATTTAGTGTCTACCTGATAACAGTATATTCAGCAGGACTGGTCTAGTGAACAGATACTGTCCTGGTGGGTCCAACCAAGCCATTGTCCATTGAGTTTAAGTTTTGGTCTGCAAGCCATTTGTTGTTAATATAAGGCACAGAACATACATTTGTCTGAGGGAATTTTCATTGCTTGTGCAATGTTCTCTTTAAGTGACCTTTCTGCTTCCTTGATattccctcctccttctcactctctctctatctctctcactctctctcactccttttctttttctctgctgttcttccacccctccctccctttcgcctcctccctcctcctcctccctccatcttggTCCGCTTCTAATGTCCCAGAGTGTGGGGGCGTCCTTGACCACTCTGACGGGAGCTTCAGTTCCCCGAACCACCCGGCCCAGTACCCGCCGGACTCCCTGTGCGTGTGGGTGATCCGGGCGCGGCCCCCTGCCCTGGTCCAGCTGCGCGTGTCCTCCCTGGGCGTGGAGGGCCCCTCCCCTTGCCTCTTCGACTGGCTCGAGTTTCGGGAGGAGCACGAGGACACCACGTCCATCACCAGGTCTACACCACACCCACCCTGGGTGCTCCGATGAGCTCATACCTCGCCGGTCACCACTAAGCCTTTTTCTGCAATGAGCTACCTATGGACCTGGGTTTCTGTGCACTGTGAGCACAGAGCACGTGCAGCAGTGTTCATTAACATTGCTCACCGTCAGATAAAGGTCCTTGCCCACAGCCCACTTTCATCCAGTGGTGCTTTCCCACCTCCCAGGATCTCTGTGGACCCTTAACATTCATCAGGACAGTATTTTCCAAGTCAAACTGTCATTtgacatggaaaataaatggtgcCACTGTAAATGGTGTTTCATGTTCAGCGCTGTCATTCCACtagatttaataataataataataataataataataataataataataatgtaaaaataataatctcctGCTTTTTTTCCAGGAGTTCAGCTCTTTTTCAGGGTACAGggagccattaaaaaaaaaaacattggctcAGATGGGTTATTTTATGTGAAGTGCTGTGTGACAACCTGTTGTTGGTAATGGGGCTGTTAGGCAAGGTAGTTTAGCACTGTCCCTAACACCTCAAAACCCCTGTGCATTTGGAGTTTTGATCCCCCGCTATAACACTTTTTCTTTCCTGTGATACCACTTCCATTTGTTACCCTATATGCTCTCCtgctgtctgaataaagcaaaaagtatgaaaggagggcagactgtccactttcctttttcaaaaaatgtaatgcaataaatgGATTAATTTATTCACTGATCAGCTAATATAGCTAATTCAGTTATGAGTCTGTGACACAAAAGGAGACTAGGTCCTTTTCTCCTCACGTACTATAATTGCCTTCCATTTTTTCCTGCAGATTCTGTGGGAATGTGGCGCCCCCTACAGTGAACACCAACAGCAGCACCGTGTGGGTGACGTTCCGCTCCGACAGCAGCATTGGAGGCAGCGGGTTCTCGGCCCAGTACCAGGCCATTCTGCCCCAGCAGAGTGAGTGCCATACTGGGGAGAAGCCCCCCCACTCACTGGGGCAGGCCGGGCTGACCCAGGCCCGAGGAGAACAGGGGGGTGCGCTGGGAGGTGCAGGGGGACTGTATCACAGAAGAGTAGCGTACTCTTTTTATAATCCCCAGGGGGGAAACTGAATGTCACTTAAATGGATAACAGGAGGGCCAACAGACAAACAATACAAATTGCAGATAAATCGTCTCAGTCTATAGTGCTAGTGCTGGAGGCAGAAACAAGACTGGCGATGTCGTCATGGTGAAGTGCATGGGGAGGTAATGGTGACTGAGGTGACAGCAGGACGGCGGCTCCATGGAGACGGATAAACAGAGTGGAGGGAGAGTGTACGAGCAATGGAAGGACATGACTGAGCTCAGGCAGAAGGGTAGAGATCAATAAAATTTATTCAAATGCCAGTATCAAAAGCCAGCGTGCACATCAGTCCCCAGGACTGTGTTCGGCAAGCTCTGAAATGGACACgtcagaaatgtattattttacactCAATCGTCTTTTATGAGGAGGCACCAACAGTGCAGGAATATATACGTGCATCCACCATCAGATGCAAATGTGCCGATCACTTAGAAGCTGGCGTTGTTCATACAGGACTCACTGGTgcattgtggtgtgtgtgtgcgtgtgcgtgtgtccgaaGAAAGCATTTATGACAAGCCTGGATGTGGCTGAAAGGTGTGAACTCCTCACTATGTATTCTTACGTTCTTATGTCTTAAGAGAGTTGTTCCCGAGATGAGTTTCTGTGTGATGACGGAAGGTGTCTGCTGCCCATTTCTGTGTGCGACGGACGCCCCAACTGCCAAGACCACAGTGACGAGGCCAACTGCAGCCACAAGCACAAAGGTCAGGGGCTGGAGTCAAATGTAAAGTGAATGCAAAGCTACATTAGACACTGTTCATTGTTTCATAAGTGACTCATAAGCATATATGAATATTTGTACACTAGTTTCTGTTTGTCGGAGTCCCAGCATTGTAAATgtttcttagaaaaaaaaaaaattgtggaggaGCAATATGGCCAAAGTTAGGGTTTGTTGAGGTAAATTTGTTCCTGACGAGGAAAGAAACCTATGCAACcatttttgtgataaaaatTTGTAACACTTGGTCAAGGGTTTAGGGAGCTGGGCTTGCAAATGCCAAAATCGTATCATGTGCACTATAACACCACCAAGTGGCCAATCTGTGCTATATCTTAACTGAGGGAAAACTTCAACGTTCCAGACAAGCCTACTAAATTTGGTAAGCCTCTGGTTTACCAGGAAAAAATATTAGCagctaatgcaaaaaaaaggaacctTAAAAAAGACAGCAAGGTTCCAGCAGTTATTCGTTGACATTCTGTGAATGTTACGAAATTGTTACGAAACATACTTCAAGTGGGATATTGTGCATGTTGCTACTAAAACTGTGCTACAGTGTTTGTTGTGTTAATGTTGTGTTAGTGTTGCtggagtctgttattgtttGTGCAGAGTGTGGGGGGCAGAAATCTGGACTTGAGGGCTCTCTGTCCAGCCCAAACCACCCCAAGCCTTATCCTCaccaacaggtaaatcacaaacatcaaacctatcctcaccaacaggtaaatcacaaacatcaaacctatcctcaccaacaggtaaatcacaaacatcaaacctatcctcaccaacaggtaaatcacaaacatcaaacctatcctcaccaacaggtaaatcacaaacatcaaacctatcctcaccaacaggtaaatcacaaacatcaagCCTTATCCTCaccaacaggtaaatcacaaacatcaaacctatcctcaccaacaggtaaatcacaaacatcaagcctatcctcaccaacaggtaaatcacaaacatcaagcctatcctcaccaacaggtaaatcacaaacatcaaacctatcctcaccaacaggtaaatcacaaacatcaagCCTTATCCTCaccaacaggtaaatcacaaacatcaaacctatcctcaccaacaggtaaatcacaaacatcaaacctatcctcaccaacaggtaaatcacaaacatcaaacctatcctcaccaacaggtaaatcacaaacatcaaacctatcctcaccaacaggtaaatcacaaacatcaagCCTATCCTCACCAACAGGTAAATCCAGCGTTTTCGTTCGACAATTGTGAATTTACAAATTTCAAACATACTTCAACAACAGTGTATAAAACAACGTCACAGTGTTTGTTGTTAATGTATTCAGTCTTTATGTTCTCACGACAGGTCTAGTCACAAACCACCAAACCTATCCTCaccaacaggtaaatcacaaacatcaaaccttatcctcaccaacaggtaaatcacaaacatcaaacctatcctcaccaacaggtaaatcacaaacatcaaacctatcctcaccaacaggtaaatcacaaacatcaagcctatcctcaccaacaggtaaatcacaaacatcaaacgtatcctcaccaacaggtaaatcacaaacatcaaacttatcctcaccaacaggtaaatcacaaacatcaaacctatcctcaccaacaggtaaatcacaaacatcaaacttatcctcaccaacaggtaaatcacaaacatcaaacctatcctcaccaacaggtaaatcacaaacatcaaacctatcctcaccaacaggtaaatcacaaacatcaaacctatcctcaccaacaggtaaatcacaaacataaacctatcctcaccaacaggtaaatcacaaacatcaaacctatcctcaccaacaggtaaatcacaaacatcaaacctatcctcaccaacaggtaaatcacaaacatcaaacctatcctcaccaacaggtaaatcacaaacatcaaacctatctcaccaacaggtaaatcacaaacatcaaacctatcctcaccaacaggtaaatcacaaacatcaagCCTTATCCTCaccaacaggtaaatcacaaacatcaaacctatcctcaccaacaggtaaatcacaaacatcaaacctatcctcaccaacaggtaaatcacaaacatcaaacctatcctcaccaacaggtaaatcacaaacatcaaacctatcctcaccaacaggtaaatcacaaacatcaaacctatcctcaccaacaggtaaatcacaaacatcaaacctatcctcaccaacaggtaaatcacaaacatcaaactatcctcaccaacaggtaaatcacaaacatcaacctatcctcaccaacaggtaaatcacaaacataaacctatcctcaccaacaggtaaatcacaaacatcaagcctatcctcaccaacaggtaaatcacaaacatcaaacttatcctcaccaacaggtaaatcacaaacattaaacctatcctcaccaacaggtaaatcacaaacatcaaacttatcctcaccaacaggtaaatcacaaacatcaagCCTTATCCTCaccaacaggtaaatcacaaacatcaaacctatcctcaccaacaggtaaatcacaaacatcaagCCTTATCCTCaccaacaggtaaatcacaaacatcaaacctatcctcaccaacaggtaaatcacaaacatcaactatcctcaccaacaggtaaatcacaaacatcaaacctatcctcaccaacaggtaaatcacaaacatcaaacctatcctcaccaacaggtaaatcacaaacatcaaacctatcctcaccaacaggtaaatcacaaacattaaacctatcctcaccaacaggtaaatcacaaacatcaaacctatcctcaccaacaggtaaatcacaaacatcaaacgtatcctcaccaacaggtaaatcacaaacattaaacctatcctcaccaacaggtaaatcacaaacatcaaacctatcctcaccaacaggtaaatcacaaacatcaaacctatcctcaccaacaggtaaatcacaaacatcaaacctatcctcaccaacaggtaaatcacaaacagcTGTACCATCTATATAAATGTACACTCACCAACAGATAAATCCTTAAGAACTGTCCTAATTTACACTCACCAACAAGTCACTGACAGGTGAGTGAGTATACCTTCCTCCTCAGCTTAGCCGTATCACCGTATCACAGTGCCCTCCCTCAGGTGTCCTGTCTCAAACGGGTAAATTGATTGGCATTTCATTCCCCGTTCTCTCCCTTCCTCAGCTGTGCACGTGGCGAATATCAGTGGCTGAGGGTCACGTGGTGCGGCTGACCTTCCGGAACTTCAGCCTGGAGACGCAGGACGTGTGCGAGTTCGACTACGTGGAGGTGCACGACGGCGCAGACACGGGGGACGGGAGCGTCCTGGGCCGGTAAAACACACCCCTGTGGCGTAACACTCCACACTTCAAATAAGAGTAAAATATCTGGTGCTAATTCAGCTCCAACAGCGTTACTTCAGCTCCTGGTCttgagcagggctgcccaaccctgttcctgcagaccTACtatcttgtaggttttcatttcgacACTAATTCGAGACACACAGTTCTACTAATTCAGCAGCTCGATGAGATCTTGTAACTCTATAATGAAACAGaccgtatttatttatttaaccctcTGTaagggttaaataaataaataaataaataaaatgtctagctgttgaatgaggtgtgttcttagcgttggagtgaaaacctacaggactttAGATCTCCAGTACCAGCTTTGGCGAATCCCTGAAGTCTCTCCCCAGTGCAGGCGTGATGGGTTCAGTCACCAGACCACAGCTGGCCTCTCCTTTCCCAGGTTCTGTGGTACCAGCCTGCCTCCTGAACTCACCTCCTCTGGGCCAGTCATGACCGTGCGCTGGCCTCTCCTTTCCCAGGTTCTGTGGTACCAGCCTGCCTGCTGAACTCACCTCCTCTGGGCCAGTCATGACCGTGCTGTTTGTGGCGGATGAGGGCGTGGCGGACACCGGCTTCTACGCCACCTACCGGGCCGTCTCCCTCTCTGAGAGTAAGTCATTCCGGAGGACCACCCCAAATTTTGAACGCGCACCGTGCCATTACATATTTGTGTTGCTCATCCATTTAGTACTACTGGTTTCTTTTCATGATCATCatgactgaagacccacctcttcaggctgcacctctccccatccctcccttccccccctgtaaatgactaaacttaggggtgtaactaggcagctgtttaataggtgacttagttgatgcgccagtcttaacgactacttgtatttttatttatttttatttttccatagattgcgttgttgccgttctcgttgttagtgttaatcagtttaaccaccagggtccaagttgaactatgcggttgttccctgcacttggaccggtacttctctctaggggtttcgtcatacttgttcctggttatggttatacactttgttgtacgtcgctctggataagagcgtctgccaaatgcctgtaatgtaatgtaaaatgattgTACAAGTACAAAAAGCTGTGATGAGTTACATATCGTAGTTACATATAACATGCCATATCAGTGTTTTAGTGTTTCACTTGATGACAACTCTATACTGTTGAACtagatactgtactgtatgtatctcAGAAATCCCCAAGTCCACTTGCTTTCAGTAAGAAGGTTCTTCTGGTATGAGCAGGTGGGATGTTTCTGTGCAGTATTTCAGTTGTGCGCACTTGTGCTAGGAGATAGATGTGCATAAATGTGCTAGAGGATGTGTGTAGATAAGCTTGGAGATGCGCTGGGAGATGCGCTAGGAGATGCGCTGGGAGATTTTAATAGATATGCCTACGCTAACGCTGAGGCGTCTGCTGCGCGCATGCCAGGAACGTGCAGCCCAGCGCAGTTCGCATGCGGCAGCGGCGAGTGCCTGCACCAGGAGTGGCTGTGTGACGGATGGATTGACTGCACAGACGGCACAGACGAGCAAGGCTGCGAAAACGCCACCTACCCCCCCTTCAGTGAGCAACGCCAAGCCCTGCCGTTTCCCTCCGATAGCACAGGGCATCACCGCAACCTTTTAAAGCATCACGCTGGAATAAGCACTATGCAGacatttagggccacaaccaccCCAGGGCcacacaattaaacatttttaaaaaaaagattttagcGATTTAGTGATTTATGTTGGAGCACTTTGGGGCCACAACAACATTCTCATTTAGGACCACCAAAACCACTCTGAATTAAGGCTTTGTAAGGTCACGATGAATAGTAACACTATAGCAATGTGTTACTCTTACAATGAAAATAGTTGAAGCAACATTTTGTCCGAACTGGGCTGTTAACAAGTTGCATAGCTGGTTGTTCTTGCAGCTGTACTGAATGTTGTAATGATGTCATTTAGAATAAGTAGCTACTTTACATTTACCTTAATGGCACAATCACTGAACTAGCCTGGGATATGAACCTACAACCTTCTGGTCACAATTGAGTTCACCAACTACTATACCACACTGTTCTTCAGCATTATTGCTTCTCTAAATGCTGTGCCATGTTTACTCGACGCCTGGCTGGGACTGTGACTGTCCTGTCCCCACCCCAGCCTCTGCCTGCGAgcccatccaggtggagatgtgtCGGAACCTCAGCTACAACCTCACCTCCTTCCCAAACATCTGGCTGTCCATCTCTGACCAGAGGGAGGCGGCCGAAGTGCTTCGCCAGTACAGGGTCAGCCTCCAGGCCTTTTACCATGAAAAAATCAAGGGCATTAACACTTCAAAAATCTTTATCATTCCGTTTGTTCTCCAAGTGATTACTGTATTATTGCATCATATTATcaatacattattaatgaattgTGTATTATTAGTTCACATTACTGATATGAACAGAGTTAAaggttatttttaattatttatataacttgtattattaatacattattttttggttcatattattagtgtattgtgtttaatattcatttgaaagtgTATGATTTTAGGGGCCTAGTACATGTGGTGCCTCACAGTGGCAAACATGCATTGGAAGAACAGTTCACACGCTGGCAAAGTGTGTGCGATGCGGGTCACGTGACTGACGCCGGTCCTGTGCCAGGTGCTGACGGAGCTGCCGTGTTTCCAGCCCCTGCGCAGGCTGGCGTGCGGCCTGCTCCTGCCCCAGTGCAGCCCGCACGGCGGGGTGCTGCAGCCCTGCAGGTCCGTCTGCCTGGCCGCCGAGCAGCAGTGCGGCCACGCCCTGGAGCTGCTCGGCCTCGCCTGGCCCTTCAACTGCCACCTCTCCCCCGACTCCCAGGACCCCGTCGAGTGCTCCCTCCCTTAGGCTGAAGCACCcggatcctttttttttgtacagtatgtttttgacaatcacatttcaaaatactttTCCCCTGAAAGAGACCTGAGAACAACCCTCGAAACAATGAGagctcattattttttatttgcaaaattaacaaagacGCGCTTGGTGTCCACTTGGTGGACTTCAGCGTTAGGCATGTTGCTTCTGTCTTCGCATTCCCTCACCTGTGATTGGCCAAGAAGTGCACCACATCTAGACCAATCCGACAAGAGTGCTTTATGAGTAATGTGCTATTATGCTTACGTGTTTATTTAACTACAGTAGCACAAACTGCTGCCTAGGATATTGgtgctttgtttcatttttggcaGTTAATAAGTTTGTACAAAACTGTACGAAACAAAAATCCTTCAAATCTTTGAAGCGGGGACCGCTAATCGAAGGCCAGAAGAATTCTATACCCCACACCCCTCACCACATagaatatatatgtaaatatagtaataaaattgaaaatttaaTGTGTTTGATTGAATGTGTCCTCTTCGATCAATTTGAAAGCATTTCGAATGCACCTTATATCGTCTCACGGTGTGTTACGTACAGATAGTTTAAAAGATGTGTTCGGTTACATTTTGTCCACCGACAGCTTAATAAATATGTGAACATATTTCACCTTTGCTCTTACCTCAGGGCTTCTCAAACTAGTTCCTGTAGGAACTGTACTTCTCCAAACTGAATTGAGCAGACTTGCCATGGAAGGAAACATACATGGGTGCTACAAAGAATGATTATCCTGTTTTCATGTCAGGATTTGCCAGCCAATCTGTTCTCGCACAAATAAGGCATGTGTTTCATGTAATGTGGTCAGAAAAACCATTGATTTTCAAAGGAGGTTAGATTTGCTCGATTGGCTGGTAAGATATGAGGAATCACCATAAAATTTCCCACCCTGattttaatacaaaaacaaagaccaaCAGATCATGACCAGGTTCATTAAAAGCGTGTCATTCTGTAACACTTCCATGGAGCCAAAAACCACACTTAGTACCAGTcaaatttttcatgttttactgCATCATCTTTAAGACGCAACAATCCGTCATGTCATGCTGGTTACATGTCTGCAtctctgtcattctgtttgtgtatgtatttttgcatgATCCCTAATAGTCGTGTCTGCTTTGaactgtattgtattttattttaatgtgctgtTTCTCCTTGTAATATCTTTTAACTGAGCTgccctcttggccaggtctcccttgtaaaagagattctGTCTCAATGGGACtctcctggtaaaataaaggtttaaaaaaaacaacaaaaaaacagtccaT encodes:
- the mfrp gene encoding membrane frizzled-related protein, producing MTDLTEVTVETEPSDMYETVFCNPAFEPENDRECGEVREVVKTLNTTEPKQRPATSRSVLSMCVVRLGGPWCGWGAIVVLVSVLLLVAALGLALGLIFTQLNEQQTQERGLVTPIDSWSLPAGLSPHPTNTSPSYSTVASQPTGGADSTNKCGGVLDHSDGSFSSPNHPAQYPPDSLCVWVIRARPPALVQLRVSSLGVEGPSPCLFDWLEFREEHEDTTSITRFCGNVAPPTVNTNSSTVWVTFRSDSSIGGSGFSAQYQAILPQQKSCSRDEFLCDDGRCLLPISVCDGRPNCQDHSDEANCSHKHKECGGQKSGLEGSLSSPNHPKPYPHQQLCTWRISVAEGHVVRLTFRNFSLETQDVCEFDYVEVHDGADTGDGSVLGRFCGTSLPAELTSSGPVMTVLFVADEGVADTGFYATYRAVSLSERTCSPAQFACGSGECLHQEWLCDGWIDCTDGTDEQGCENATYPPFTSACEPIQVEMCRNLSYNLTSFPNIWLSISDQREAAEVLRQYRVLTELPCFQPLRRLACGLLLPQCSPHGGVLQPCRSVCLAAEQQCGHALELLGLAWPFNCHLSPDSQDPVECSLP